Proteins encoded within one genomic window of Jiangella mangrovi:
- a CDS encoding endonuclease, whose protein sequence is MTGRDERVAELLRQHGRTFAQQAGIRLADTPSPLYRLLVLAVLLSARIDAGIAAAAARELSRAGFRTPRRMADATWQQRVDALGRGHYRRYDERTATMLGDGAQLLLERYRGDLRRLHDDAGSVAELEKRLQDVPGIGPTGAAIFCREVQGVWTDVAPYVDDRAAQGARLLKLPSSPKGLAGLVPAADLPRLTAVCVRATLDDDVR, encoded by the coding sequence GTGACCGGCCGCGACGAGCGGGTCGCCGAGCTGCTGCGGCAGCACGGCCGGACGTTCGCCCAGCAGGCCGGCATCCGGCTCGCCGACACGCCGTCGCCGCTGTACCGGCTGCTGGTCCTCGCGGTCCTGCTGTCCGCCCGCATCGACGCCGGCATCGCCGCCGCCGCGGCTCGCGAGCTGTCCCGCGCCGGGTTCCGCACACCCCGGCGCATGGCCGACGCGACCTGGCAGCAGCGCGTCGACGCGCTCGGCCGCGGCCACTACCGCCGCTACGACGAGCGCACCGCGACGATGCTCGGCGACGGCGCGCAGCTGCTGCTCGAGCGGTACCGGGGCGACCTGCGTCGCCTGCACGACGACGCCGGGTCGGTCGCCGAGCTGGAGAAGCGGCTGCAGGACGTGCCGGGCATCGGCCCCACGGGTGCGGCGATCTTCTGCCGCGAGGTCCAGGGCGTCTGGACCGACGTCGCCCCCTACGTCGACGACCGCGCGGCGCAGGGCGCCCGGCTGCTGAAGCTGCCGTCGTCGCCGAAGGGGCTGGCGGGGCTCGTGCCGGCGGCGGACCTCCCCCGCCTCACGGCCGTCTGCGTCCGCGCCACCCTCGACGACGACGTCCGCTGA